In Pseudomonas coleopterorum, the genomic window ATCGCGCGTGCCGCCACCGGCCGTGCCGGTGTCATCGCCTTCACTGGCGCCTACCACGGTCGCACCATGATGACCCTGGGCCTGACCGGCAAGGTCGTGCCGTACTCGGCCGGCATGGGCCTGATGCCCGGCGGTGTGTTCCGTGCGCTCTACCCCTGCGAATTGCATGGCGTGAGCGTCGACGATTCCATCGCCAGCATCGAGCGCATCTTCAAGAACGACGCCGAAGCCCGTGACATCGCCGCGATCATTCTGGAACCGGTGCAGGGCGAGGGCGGCTTCTATGTCGCGCCCAAGGCTTTCATGCAGCGTCTGCGCGCCCTGTGCGATCAACACGGCATCCTCTTGATCGCTGACGAAGTGCAGACCGGCGCAGGCCGTACCGGCACGTTCTTCGCCATGGAGCAGATGGGCGTTGCGCCTGACCTGACCACCTTCGCCAAATCCATCGCTGGCGGCTTCCCGCTTGCCGGTGTGTGCGGCAAGGCCGAGTACATGGATGCCATCGCACCAGGTGGCCTGGGCGGCACCTACGCCGGCAGCCCGATCGCTTGCGCCGCGGCACTGGCCGTGATGGAAGTGTTCGAGGAAGAAAACCTGCTCGATCGCAGCAAGGCCGTTGGCGAGCACCTGGTAGCTGGCCTGCGTGCCATCCAGTCCAAGTACCCGGTCATTGGCGATGTGCGTGCACTTGGCGCGATGATCGCCGTCGAGCTGTTCGAAGGCGGCGACACCCACAAGCCGAACGCCGCAGCCGTGGCCCAGGTCGTGGCCAAGGCGCGCGACAAGGGCTTGATCCTGCTGTCGTGCGGTACTTACGGAAACGTCCTGCGCATCCTGGTCCCGCTGACCACGCCAGACGAGCAGTTGAACAAAGGCTTGGCCATCATCGAAGAGTGTTTCGCTGAAATGGCTTGAGTGATGTGATCGTTTGATAGAAAAACCCGCTTCGGCGGGTTTTTTTATGGGGTGGTTTTATTTTGGCTGGCTATGCACTGATCGAGGATGGCACGAGCGATCCAGTCGGGATTGTCTTTGAAATAAGGTAATCAACGACGCCATCACTTCTGCACGTAAACAACGGTTTCCGAGGGGCGCAGCACGCTGAAGGTCGCGCTATAAATATCAAGCTGAGCCGGTGCTTTACCGAGCCCTTGATTCTTCAACAGGCCGTTTGCAGCACGGCGCGGTATGCGCTAAAAATCCTCTGCTGGATCCATCGTTCTGCACGACCGACACGTCATACTGTCGGTGCTCACGCATCACGGCCCTGACCCGGCCTTCACCTCTGGCTCATGGAGTGCGCCTATGAATGCTGTTGCCAGCATGCCCCCTCGTGTGTTGATCGCCGATTCCGACCCCTGGATGCGTGATCTGCTGTCCCAAATGCTGCTGGCCGTACGGGGCGATGCGCGTCTGCAGATGTGCGCGACGGGGCCTGATGCGTTGGAGCATCTGCGTGAGCTACCGGATCTGGTGATCGCCACACGCGAGCTGCCGGGTATGAGCGGTCTCGATCTATTGCGCGGCGTACGCAAAAGCCCTCGCCTGGCGACCTTGCCCTTTATTCTGCTGAGCGAGCGCGGCGACAGTGCCAGTGTGCGTGAAGTGCTGCCGTTGGCGCCGACGGCGTACCTGACCAAGCCTGTGGATATGGCAGGTTTGAAAGCGCGTCTGCTGACCTTGCTGCCAAACTCGGGAGATGTTGGAGCGCGGCGGGCTCCACAGATCGCTGCAGGTACTACGTTGGACCACTATGTCGAGCGTCGGCGCCTGGAGTGCGACGGCGGCCCTTTGTTGTGTGATGTGCAGGCGGCCGTGATTCGCGCATCGGGAGATATGAAGGTATTGGAAGCCAACCTGCGCAGTGATCCGCAGGTCACGGCAGTGCTGATCAGCGCGGCCAACAGCGCCGCGAAACCAGGTGCGTCGCCGGTATTGACGCTGCAGCAGGCACTGTACGCCTTGGGTGTCACGCAGAGCAGAAACCTGTTGCTGGCCCTGGCCTCCAAACCTGGCGCCTACCTGACCGACCCACTGTTGCTGGAGCGGGCCGAGGTCTGCTGGAACCGCTCGGCCCATACCGCGGAATTCGCCCGCAGCATTGCGCGTCAGCAGCAGCTGGATGAGTGGTTTTGCCACTGCGCAGGTTTGTTGCACTGCCTGGGTGACCTGGCGTTGCTGCGGGTGTTGCAGGAATGGCAACTGGCGGGCGGCGAGCTCGACGAAGTCCGGATCACCCAGGTGCTACGTACTTTCAGCGCGCCTTATGGATCGGAACTGCGCCGACGCTGGCGGTTGCCGCTTGAACTGCGAGAGTTGATTGCCGCAGCCTATCAATTGGGCGGAGGGGTCTACTCGAGGGAAAAGTTGATTGTGAATGTTGCGGCGCAAATGGCGTCGCTGGGGGCAGATGAAGATGTCACCCAAATCGCCCAAGGCAAACCCGCACGGTTACTCAAGATAGGGGTGTCGCAGCTGAACTGGTGGCGAGGTGCGCCAATGATTCGCTGATGTGCTGAACTACGCCGGGACATGGATAAAGACCTCTATCGACCCGGGGCCTTGGCGGCGATCGAGAGAGGTGGGGATCAACCACCCCAGCAATGGTCGAATATTGTCTGGGCAATCCAGGGCAGGTCACGTTGATATTCTGGAAATACCTCGAAGCGACCGAGCATGCGATCTACACATATGAATACTTTTTGGCCAGACCCGGCAATGGTGCATATACCGCCAAGACTAACATTGCCTTCGCGCGATACTGAGACAGGCAAAGTATAAAGGTTGTCACATAATTGTATGTCGGTAGTATTTTTGTTCCACAGTGCAATATCTCTGAATTCTTGCGTTACAGACCTCCAGTCTTCCGGATCTACTGTCCTCAAAACCGAGTTCGCTGGCGGAAATTCGAGCTCTGGCTCATTGCCTCCAACAGCTGCAGTAGACAGCAGCATGAACTGAACTAGCATACATAATTGCTTCATATGTGACTCCTTGAGTGGTTATTCTCCGTCGCTCCATGGAAAAGTAAACCATGATCTAAGGTATGACTCAAGGAAGTGAATATGTCTTTTCATAAAGAACAGTTAACAGCATTTGTCGAGGCAGCGGTACGTTTTGGCGAGATCTCTACAGGTAGCCCATACGTGTCCAGCTACTCTACAGGTAAAAGTGGATTGACCTACGGTGCGTTTCAACATGATACCAGGACGAACCGTAATGCGAAAAATGTGTTAAAAGAAGTTCTCGATGCACAGGTGGCACAGGGTATATTGACTCAGAAGCGAGCAGACTCCCTGTATACTAATACGGTTAACTCGACAACCTCTGCAAAGATTTCTTCCATAGACCGCAGGCTGATCGATGAGGCCTTGCAGAACCAGCAGTCCATCATAGATAGGGTTGACAAAGAAAGACTGGATTTGGTCATGCAGTATGTCGACTCTGCCCTCGAAACTGCAGCACTTCATCCCAACGGACCAGGCGCGCTTGATCCTGCGGCATTGGATCTGACGCTGGTTGCAGAAATGGCAATGTGGGGCAACCGCACTAACGGTTTGGATAAGTCAAATCTGTTCTTGCCAAAAATGGAGAGCATCACTCGTGAAGCATGGCGGGACCAATATCTCTCTCAGCAATTACAGTTTACAACTAGAGGTGAAAGCTTTGAAAAGTGGACTGCCAAAGTTGAGAATGGAGTAATCAAAGGTGCAATTGCCGTGCTCACCGGTCAGCTCAAGCCGTTGATCGTTGCTACCGACATTACCAAAATTGACTTTGGTGATCTTGGCGACTTGACGGAAATTTTTGATCCATGGTCTTTGGTAGGTCTTCCTGAAGAGGTACTGAAATATTTCAATGAAGAGTTTGATGAGGCCCAGGCCACGAGAAGTCCTCTGGTGTTAGACCTGGATGGCAACGGCGTCAGTACCATTGGCCTGGATTCGAAAGTCTACTTTGATCACGATGGAAATGGCTTTGCTGAACGTACGGGCTGGGTTGGCCCCGAAGACGGAATATTGGTCCATGACCTGGACAGTGACGGGATGATCAAGACCGGTGCTGAGCTATTCGGAAACTATACGATCAAAGCTGATGGTAGTCGCGCCTCCGACGGGTTTGACGCGTTACAAGAGCTAGACGTCAACAATGACGGCCAAATTGATGTAGAGGATATAGCTTTTGCGGACTTGGCTGTGTGGATCGATGCTAATAGCAATGCGGCGGTAGATGATCGCGAGTTGACCTCTTTAAGCGAGGTGGGCGTAAAATCGCTGAAAACCGCGAGCGGTGGAGGATTCGTTGATATTCACTTGAATAAGCATGTAAGCGGAAGTTACATAAATACTGAGGGCGCGTCACACCAGATGAACGATGTGTGGTTTAGAGTGGATGCCTCTAAAAGCCTAAATGCTGTTGATGTGCATATACCCGTGGAGATTAGAAACCTTCCAAACATCGACGGTATTGGTAATGTACTTTCACTCCATCAAACCATGGCAATCGATAGTAGCGGGCGACTGAAGAAACTTATCGAAGACTTCATCAGCGGAACTCGTTCCGAGCGACTAGCGCTATTGCCGAGTATCATCTATGCATGGGCAGGGGTTTATGATGAGAATCCCACTAAGCGCTCCTCCACACGGGGTGCTGGCAACGCAATAGGAGACGCGCGGATACTGGAATCACTGGAAGTGATGCTCGGCCGAGATTATCTGGGCATCTGGTGTTGGGGTCAGTTGGATGCGAATCCTCATGGCCCTTCCGCTGCAATTCTGGCAAGCGCATTCGATGACCTATCCAACCTTGTATATTCCAGACTGATGCTACAGACCGAATATGGTAGCAAGCTTACCGCCGTCAGTTTTGCGAGTGAGGAAGGTGATCGTATTGTAGATACAAAAGCTGTATTTGATCTGCTAAAAGCCGAATACGATCTTGATCCTGTTCGATCTCGGGAAAGCATTGTCGACTTCACCAAGACATTGATGAGCATAGGGCGACTGGGAACTCAGATACTCCAGAGCTTGAGGGAGTACCCATGTGATGAACCAGAAATCACCATCGCATTACATACTATTGAACTCTCCCATACCTATGGTCTAAATCCGAATGCGGTCCTGAGCGGTGGGCCTGAAGATGATGTATTGAGTGGAGGCTCCGGCTCGGAAAAAATCTACGGTTATGGCGGGGACGATTTTCTTGCTGGAGGTGGCGGTGACGACTATCTTGCTGGCGGTAAAGGATCTGATGCCTATCTATTCAACCGGGGTGATGGAGATGATGTAATATCTATTGCAACTAAAGATCGACCTGGAAAAACGGCTGACATTCTCCGGTTTGGAAAGGGTATCGTGCCCGCCGACATAAAGCCTGAGCGTCGGTATTATGATCTCTTATTGATTGTAAGTAGATCGGGTGGTTCTGTACGTGTCGCAAATTATTTCTATGATAATGGTAAGGGCCTAGCCTGCGTTGCTTTTGAAGATGGCACCGAATGGAAAACCGAGCAAATATCCGAAATTATTACTATGGCATCTCTTGAGCCGAGTAGGGCTTCCTTCAACCACTTGGAGGATGATACAGTTACGCTGGGAGAAGTTGAATCACTAATTAGTCTGCCAGAAGAGGAGCTTTCAACGGATGAGTCTGAATTGGGCTCTTTTTCCAGCGAGGAGGATACAGTTCCCATTGTTATAGAAGCGGAAGGGAGTTACGCTTATTTTGAAGAGAAACAGAATGTATATTTCTATCGTGAGGATGTTGGCGATATAGTGGTTTCCGCCAATGACATTCTCCAAGGCAAACTGGTTATCGATCCAGAAATTGCGGTCGAACGAATCACATTCCATAGATCCGATTTTGATCTAATTATTCGTATCAGATCATATCCTGAGAAAAGCATTAGACTTCTGAATCATTTTCTTGATCGCACTCCCGCGTTCAGATGGCTAACACTTGGAGGGACTACCCATGCTATCGAAGTAATCGCTGGGCAAGCTGTTGTGGATCCGATAAATGATGTCTTGTTTGGTACTCCCCAGAACGACGTATTGCTGGGCGGAATGGGTAATGATCAACTATATGGGGTTTCGGGTGACGACATAATGAAGGGTGGTCGTGGCAGTGATATGTACGGATACTCGGGCGGGGGTAATATCACGGTTGATGATACAAGTGGCGAGCTGGATACGCTGGTCATGAGGAACACTCATTCACGGCAAGATTTGATGGCTGCTGCAGTGCGCGAAGGAAGTGATCTGGTTCTAGATGTCGATCATGATGGCATTGATACCGCTACTGTAAAAGACTTTTTCCTTCGGTCAGATACAGTGGAGATTTTTAGCGGTTCTTCGGGCGAGGAAGTAACGAGGTCTGAAATCATCAACTTGTTGGACGAAAATAGTACGCTTTCAGGGAACTATTACCAGTCCATGGCAATGCACGGGGAGAACATACAAGGTTCTTCGTATGCAGACCATATCGAGGCAGGTGGGGGTGATGATACTATAAAAGGTAGAAGAGGGAATGATTTTCTCTTTGGCGGCGGTGGTAACGATACCTATTTATACACCAAAGGCGATGGAAGTGATGTAATTGATAACTCAAGCGAGCAATCGCCAAATCGCGATACTTTAAGCATCACAGGCTTCAGCTACCTTGATATCATTTTCATACAAAGCCTAAATGATCTCGTTATCAAGTTTTCTCAGAATGAAGACAGTATTACAGTTAAGAATTGGTTTTTGCAACCCTCTGCTCAGTTGTCCTCGATCGTTGTCAACAATTTCTCGATCAATGCGGCATCGGTAACCGCCCTAGCAGAAAAGATGCGAAAAGCCAATATTGGATCTGTAAACCCTGCGCACCATCCTATGGAAGTATCTCCGATTCAGGATCTAGCATTGATTCTAAGAGATTTTTGGGTCAGGACTGAACTTGAAATCGATCATATAGTTAAGTAACACGCGAAGCGATGGTAGTGCACGCCATCGCTTCCTCTTATTCCAGGTCTCCGATAGAGCATACGAAAATGTACCCGGGTCCCGGTGTCGTTGGGCGGAGACTTTACTGGCGGGAGATTATCAATAATAAGAATGCCGACCAATGCTTCAATACTTTCATCAGATGAAAATTTCACCCAAATCGCTCAAAGCAAACCCGAGGCTACTCAGGATAGGGGTATCGCAACTGAACTGGTGGCGAGGGGCGCCGATGATTCGCTGATGCGGTGACCTAGGCGGGCACGATCTGATTCTTACCCTGGCGCTTGGCCTGGTACATGGCGGCGTCGGAGCGCGAGAAGAGTGAGTCGAGCATTTCGTCCTGGGGCTGGATGCTGGTCAGGCCTTGGCTCACGGTGACGCCGTAGCTCTTGCCGTTGTGGTTGAAGCTCATCCGTTGGATCTCGCGTTGCAGGCGCTCGGCGATCTGCATGGCCATGTCCGGGGCGCAGCCTGGGAACACCGCGGCAAATTCTTCACCGCCGATGCGCCCGAACAGGTCACCACGGCGCAACACCGCGCGGCCGGTTTCGGCAATGCGTTGCAGCACGTGGTCGCCCTCCTGGTGACCGTAGGTATCGTTGATCATCTTGAAGTCATCGATATCCAGCAGCAGGAAGGCCATCGGCGTGTCGTTGAGGCGGGACTGTTCGAACTCGCGGTGGGCGCACTCGAAGAAGTGGCGGCGGTTGCTGCTCTGGGTCAGTACGTCAGTGGTGGCGAGGCGCTGGAGCTCGCCTTCCAGGTGCTTCTTTTCGGTGATGTCCTCGGCGATGCCTACCACAATGACGCGCTGACCGGGATCTGCCTGGTGGCTGACGAAGCATTTGTCGCTGAGCCAGCGGATCTGGCCGTCGGCGCTGATGATGCGGTATTCGCGATCTTCGACGGCGCCCTTGTCGAGGACCTCGGCGAGGCTGCGGTCGGCATAGTCGAGATCGTCAGGGTAGATACTGTCGCGCCATTCGTTGTAGTCGGCCAGCAACAACCCCACCGAGCGACCGAAGATCCGCTCGTAGGCAGGGCTGACGTAGATCATCTGCTGCGTTTCCCAATCGAACGCCCAGAGTACCGCGTTGACGCTGACCAACAGCGAGCTGAATAGCTGTTCGCGCTCTTTCAACCGCGCGACTTCACCTTGGGCATGCATCAAGGCGAGTAAGGTTTCGGCGGCTTCGGGTAAAGGCTTGACGGGTGTAGAAGGTAATTTTTTATTGACCATCATCACGGCATCTCAGAGGCGTTGGGATTACTGCGAACGGATGCGCGACAAAGGCGCGGCCCAGGCATGACCCCAGGCGGTAGCGCTATGAGTCTGAGAGCGGAAAACTGTGATGAAGTTCCGACGGTACGCCCCGGGGCCGGGGCGTACCGATAAACGGCTCAGGCTACCGCAGGCCTCAACGAATAGGTCTTGAGCTGGGTCGCAAAGTCGCGCAACGAGTGGATACCACTGGCTTCCGCTTCTTGGATCCAATCCTTGATGGCGGCCAGCATATCATGCCCGTTGGAACTGGTTCGCGCCCAGATCTGTTGCAGGGCCAGGCGCTTTTCGTAGATGACTTTCAAGGGGTGGCTGTGTTCAAGCATCGTCTGGATATGCAGATGATGGCCCTCGTCCAGCAGGCTGGTTTCACGGGACAGCAGGCGCTTTGCGCGGCGGAATTGGTGGCGTACCGATTCGTCGACCTTGCTCAGTTCCTGTTGCACGAGGGGGGCGATGACCAGCTTGCGGTACTGCGCCATGATCTGGAAGCGGTTGTTCAGGATCGCCATGGCGGTGTCCATGTCGAGCTGGCCCTTGCCTTCCACGCGGTGGGCGATCGGCGCCACACGCTGCACCTTGGCCAGGCGCAGCCAGGTGAACAGCTTGATCCAGGCCCAACCCATGTCGAATTCCCATTTCTTGACCGACAGCTTGGCCGAGTTGGGGTAGGTGTGGTGGTTGTTGTGCAGCTCTTCGCCGCCGACGATGATGCCCCAGGGCACCAGGTTGGTGGCCGCGTCGCGGCATTCGAAGTTGCGGTAGCCCACGGCATGACCCAGGCCGTTGATGACGCCGGCGGCCCAGAAGGGAATCCACATCATCTGCACGGCCCAGACCGTCAGGCCCAGGGCGCCGAACAGCAGCAGATCGATGACCAGCATCAGTGCCACGCCGCTCAGGCGAAAGCGTGAGTACAGGTTGCGCTCGATCCAGTCTTCGGGACAGTTCTTGCCATAGATGCGCAAGGTGTCGGGGTTTTCAGCTTCTTTGCGATAGAGCTCGGCGCCGGTGCGCATGACGGTGCCCAGGCCCTTGATGACGGGGCTGTGCGGGTCGTCGACGGTTTCGCATTTGGCGTGGTGCTTGCGGTGGATAGCGGTCCACTCGCGGGTGTTCTGGGCAGTGGTGAGCCAGAGCCAGAAACGGAAGAAGTGCTTGAGCCCGGCGTTGAGTTCCAGGGAGCGGTGGGCAGAATAGCGGTGCAGATAGACAGTGACACCGACAATGGTGACATGGGTCAGCAACAACGTGACTGCCACCACTTGCCAGGCGGACAGATCGAGAAAACCGTTGTACCACATAGGCGGGAGGGCCCTCGGTTGGGTGGGTAATGCGTGCAGCGCATTATCGACAAGCTATCAGAGAAAGCCAGTCGCTCTTTTGAAGAAGAGTCGCTGAATGTTTCTATTCTATAATTGATACACATTTTATGCGGGCCGATTGACCCTATGTCCGTTTTATCTCGGGTTACAACGCGCGCCGTTGTGATTTACCTGATTGTCTGCGTGTTGTGGCTTCTGTTGTGCGATCGGTTGTCCAACGGCCTTTTCGGCGCCTCGCTGGCCGGATGGGAGCTTCACCTGGCCACTTGCGCTGTGTGGCTGCTGGGCAGTGCCTTTGCCTTCGCCTGGCAGCGTGCACGCCAGGCCAGTCGCGAAAGCCGACGCCTGGCGGCAGCGGTCTTCGACTGCACCGCCGATGGTGTGCTGGTGACCGATACCGCAGGGCGCATCCTGCAGGTCAATCGGGCCTTCATGGCGATCACCGGGTACGAGGAGCACGAAGTGCTGGGACAGAACCCGAGCAGGTTCAAGTCCGGGCAGCACCCGCCGGTCTTCTATGAACAGATGTTCGGCACGCTGGCCGAGCACGGTCAGTGGAGCGGCGAGATCTGGAACCGTCGCAAGAGTGGTGACATCTATCCACAGTGGCAGACCATCTGCGCCGTCCGCGATGATCGGGGAATGCTGAGCCATTACGTGGCGGTATTCTCCGACATCAGCGCGATCAGGCATTCACAGCGCGAGCTGGCCCATCTGGCACAGCACGACCCATTGACCGGGCTGCCCAACCGCCTGCTGTTCAGCCGCCGTGCCGAGCACGCGTTGAACACGGCCAGGCTTGCGCAACGCAGCTGCGCCTTGCTGTTGATCGACCTCGATCACTTCCAGAACGTCAACGACAGCTTCGGTCATGGCGTGGGTGACCGGTTGTTGATGGCGGTGGTCGAGCGGCTGCAGTCGGGACTGGGCGAAGAAGTAACCCTGGCCCGCCTGGGAGGGGATGAGTTCGCCGTGCTGGTGGAAGGCGAATTGCGCAGCGGTCAGGCGACGGCGCTGGGGCAGGCACTACTTGAAGGCATGCGAGCACCTTTCGTCATCGATGGCCACACCCTGTTCATCAGCGCCAGCATGGGCATCAGCGTGTTTCCCGACGATGCCCAAGGCGCCGAACAACTGTTGCGCAATGCCGATTCGGCGCTGTTCCAGGCCAAGGCGCGGGGTCGTTCGAGCTATGCCTTGTACACCGAAGAGCTGACCGCGCGCGCCCAGCAGCACATCGAAGTGACCGCCGAACTGCGGCAGGCTTTGGCGGATGGTCAGCTGTGCGTGCATTACCAGCCGGTGCATGCACTGCGCGACACCGCCATGGTCGGGGTTGAAGCGCTGGTGCGCTGGCAGCATCCGGAGCGCGGGCTTGTGCCGCCAGGACAGTTCATACCCATCGCCGAGCGCAGCGGTCTGATCGCCGAGATCGACACCTGGGTGCTGGCCACCGCCTGTCGGCAGATGCGCCAGTGGCAGGTCGAGGGCAAGGCACTGGATTTCGTGGCGGTGAACATCTCCAGCCGTCTGTTCAGCCACCATGATCTCTGCCGGCAGGTCGAGAAGGTCCTGGCCGAAACGCAGCTGGCGCCTGCGCACCTGGAACTGGAAGTCACTGAAAGTGCGGTGATGGATGATCCGGACCGCGCCCTCGAGCAACTGCATCACCTGCGCGGCCTGGGCCTGCAGTTGGCGATCGACGATTTCGGCACCGGTTATTCATCCCTGCTCAGGCTCAAGCGCCTGCCGGTGCACAAACTCAAGATCGACCAGGGTTTCGTTGCCGGCCTGCCGGGTGACGAGGACGATGTGGCGATCACCACGGCGATCATCGCCTTGGCCCGCAGCATGGGCATGCAGGTGCATGCCGAGGGTATCGAGCAGGCTGACCAGGCCCGGTTTCTGCTTGAACATGGATGCGGACTTGGCCAGGGCTACTGGTTTGGTCGCCCTGTGGAGGCCAGTGCGCTGACATGGCAACCACGGTGAATGGCCAAAAACACGTTTGGTTATATGAAAATTCTTAAACAGTATTTTTAAGAATAATAGGACCTCTCTAATATCGCGCTCACGCCACCTTGGCACCCCCTCACCCAGGAGCATGATCATGAGCGCATCGCTACGCAGCGTAGAAGGACAGGACGAAGCCACCATTCTGCGAGAAATTCAGAGCGCGCTGCGCGACCTGCGTTTCGGTGCGGTGGAGATCACCGTTCACAACGCTCAGGTCGTGCAGATCGAGCGCAAGGAAAAATTCCGTTTGCAGAACCCGGGCAACAAGCCCAGCTGAATACGCGCCCTGCGTATCAGTCATAAGAAAAACACCCGCCATTCCAGGAGCTTCGTCCATGTCTATCCGCCGTTATGCCTTGGCAGCCCTCGCCAGCGCCGTATTTGCCGGTTCCGCAGTCGCCAAGGACTACGAGCTGCTCAACGTGTCCTACGATCCGACCCGCGAGCTGTATCAGGAATACAACGCTGAGTTCGTCAACTTCTGGAAGAAAGACCACGCCGGCGACAACGTGTCGATCAAGCAGTCCCATGGCGGTTCGGGCAAGCAG contains:
- the oscA gene encoding sulfur starvation response protein OscA — translated: MSASLRSVEGQDEATILREIQSALRDLRFGAVEITVHNAQVVQIERKEKFRLQNPGNKPS